The following proteins are encoded in a genomic region of Mesoplodon densirostris isolate mMesDen1 chromosome 12, mMesDen1 primary haplotype, whole genome shotgun sequence:
- the MTRF1L gene encoding peptide chain release factor 1-like, mitochondrial has translation MRSRFLRSAFRWARQAAGPARRQVSCGSLPLEELFARGGPLRTFLERQVGSEVQLQVRRPELVAVAKLLNEKEQELQETGHLLHDENEDLRKLAESEITSCQKEIAQLKHQIILLLVPSEETDENDLVLEVTAGVGGQEAMLFTSEIFDMYQQYAAFKRWHFETLEYFPSEIGGLRHASASIGGSEAYKHMKFEGGVHRVQRVPRTEKQGRIHTSTMTVAILPQPTEVNLVINPKDLRIDTKRASGAGGQHVNTTDSAVRIVHLPTGVVSECQQERSQLKNREMAMKKLRAKLYSLHVEEETSKRYNARKIQIGTKGRSEKIRTYNFPQNRVTDHRINKSLHDLETFMQGEYLLDELVQSLKDYANYESLVEIISNKV, from the exons ATGCGGTCAAGGTTTCTTCGGAGTGCTTTTCGGTGGGCCCGGCAGGCTGCTGGCCCGGCCCGCCGACAGGTAAGCTGCGGTAGCCTTCCACTGGAGGAGCTGTTCGCCCGCGGCGGACCCCTACGGACCTTCCTCGAGCGCCAGGTAGGGTCTGAAGTCCAGTTGCAGGTCAGGCGGCCTGAGCTGGTGGCGGTGGCCAAGCTTCTGAACGAGAAGGAACAGGAGCTGCAGGAGACCGGGCACCTGCTACACG atGAAAATGAAGACTTAAGGAAACTTGCAGAGAGTGAAATAACTTCATGTCAGAAAGAAATAGCTCAATTGAAGCATCAG ATTATCTTACTTTTGGTTCCCTCAGAAGAAACGGATGAAAATGATTTGGTCCTGGAGGTAACTGCAGGAGTTGGGGGTCAGGAGGCAATGTTGTTTACCTCAGAGATATTTGATATGTATCAGCAGTATGCTGCATTTAAAAGATGGCATTTTGAAACCCTGGAATATTTTCCAAGTGAAATAG GTGGCCTTAGACATGCGTCTGCCAGCATTGGGGGTTCAGAAGCCTATAAGCACATGAAATTTGAAGGAGGTGTGCACAGAGTACAGAGAGTGCCCAGGACAGAGAAGCAAGGCCGCATCCACACCAGCACCATGACGGTGGCGATCTTACCCCAACCCACCGAG GTTAATCTGGTAATTAATCCTAAAGATTTGAGGATTGATACTAAGCGAGCCAGTGGAGCTGGGGGGCAGCACGTAAATACCACAGACAGTGCTGTCCGGATAGTTCATCTTCCGACAG GTGTTGTTTCCGAATGCCAACAAGAGAGATCTCAACTGAAAAACAGAGAGATGGCTATGAAAAAGTTACGTGCAAAACTATACAGCCTGCATGTAGAAGAAGAAACAAGTAAACGATACAATGCTAGAAAGATTCAG attGGCACTAAAGGAAGGTCAGAGAAAATAAGAACATACAATTTTCCACAGAACCGGGTCACAGATCACAGAATAAACAAGTCACTTCATGATCTTGAAACTTTTATGCAAGGAGAGTACCTACTGGATGAACTTGTACAGTCATTGAAGGATTATGCTAATTATGAATCTTTGGTAGAAATTATTTCCAACAAAGTTTAA
- the FBXO5 gene encoding F-box only protein 5 isoform X3: protein MSRCPCSCSPRPPSGSCRCSYGVLTAAGRPRPSDGCKEESSTVSVKMKCDFNYNHVHSGIKPVKPDDSRRQGSYTTANLEGSYKDFIKDYERLSDIGSPIVSPRIVELETESKPLHNKENLHVEQTLNSSNDIEELETSGPYEDSGYSSFSQQSGLSEREDSSLPLVENFSDSPQSCLLRTQSPDQYPNKNLLPALHFEKVVCSTLKKNCKRNPKIDWEKLKEFISSGNFRLQNIIGRKMGLDCVDILSELFRRGLRHLLANILTQLSDMDLINVSKVSTTWKKILEDDKGALQLYNKAIQRITVARTLKKNESLKACIRCNSPAKYDCYLQRATCKREGCGFDYCTRCLCNYHTTEDCSNGKPLKASYKMGPLPGTKKSKKNLRRL, encoded by the exons ATGAGCCGGTGCCCCTGCAGCTGCTCCCCACGGCCGCCCTCCGGTTCCTGCCGCTGCAGCTACGGCGTTCTGACAGCCGCCGGGCGCCCTCGCCCCTCGGACG GTTGTAAAGAAGAAAGTTCCACTGTCTCTGTCAAAATGAAGTGTGATTTTAACTATAACCATGTTCATTCTGGAATTAAACCGGTAAAGCCTGATGACAGTAGAAGACAAGGTTCCTACACTACTGCGAATTTGGAAGGTTCTTATAAAGACTTCATTAAAGACTATGAAAGGTTATCAGATATTGGGTCACCGATTGTGAGCCCCAGGATTGTAGAACTTGAAACTGAGAGCAAGCCCTTGCATAATAAGGAAAATCTACATGTAGAGCAAACACTTAATAGTTCAAATGACATAGAAGAACTAGAGACCAGTGGACCTTATGAAGacagtggctactcttcattttccCAGCAAAGTGGCCTCAGTGAACGTGAAGACAGTAGCCTTCCCCTGGTGGAAAATTTCAGTGACAGTCCACAATCTTGCCTGCTACGGACACAAAGCCCAGACCAATATCCCAACAAAAACTTGCTGCCGGCTCTTCATTTTGAAAAAGTGGTttgttcaacattaaaaaaaaattgtaaacgaAATCCTAAAATAGATTGGGAGAAGCTGAAGGAATTTATATCCAGTGGAAATTTTAGACTACAGAATATAATTGGCAGGAAAATGGGCCTAGACTGTGTAGATATTCTCAGTGAACTCTTTCGAAGGGGACTCAGACATCTCTTAGCAAATATTTTGACACAGCTCAGTGATATGGACTTAATCAA TGTGTCTAAAGTGAGCACAACTTGGAAGAAGATCCTAGAAGATGATAAGGGGGCATTGCAATTGTACAATAAAGCAATACAAAGAATTACC gtTGCCAgaactttgaaaaagaatgaaagcctCAAAGCCTGTATTCGCTGTAATTCACCTGCAAAATACGATTGTTATTTACAACGGGCAACCTGTAAACGAGAAGGCTGTGGATTTGATTATTGCACAAGGTGCCTGTGTAATTATCATACCACTGAGGACTGTTCAAATGGCAAGCCCCTAAAAGCCAGTTATAAAATGGGTCCTTTGCCTGGTACTAAGAAAAGCAAGAAGAATTTACGACGACTGTGA
- the FBXO5 gene encoding F-box only protein 5 isoform X1 translates to MSRCPCSCSPRPPSGSCRCSYGVLTAAGRPRPSDGCKEESSTVSVKMKCDFNYNHVHSGIKPVKPDDSRRQGSYTTANLEGSYKDFIKDYERLSDIGSPIVSPRIVELETESKPLHNKENLHVEQTLNSSNDIEELETSGPYEDSGYSSFSQQSGLSEREDSSLPLVENFSDSPQSCLLRTQSPDQYPNKNLLPALHFEKVVCSTLKKNCKRNPKIDWEKLKEFISSGNFRLQNIIGRKMGLDCVDILSELFRRGLRHLLANILTQLSDMDLINVSKVSTTWKKILEDDKGALQLYNKAIQRITEKNIKFSPHASTREYVLFRTPLVSVQKSATQTLPKKDARTKLPDPGDQKGSTYSRHSEFSEVARTLKKNESLKACIRCNSPAKYDCYLQRATCKREGCGFDYCTRCLCNYHTTEDCSNGKPLKASYKMGPLPGTKKSKKNLRRL, encoded by the exons ATGAGCCGGTGCCCCTGCAGCTGCTCCCCACGGCCGCCCTCCGGTTCCTGCCGCTGCAGCTACGGCGTTCTGACAGCCGCCGGGCGCCCTCGCCCCTCGGACG GTTGTAAAGAAGAAAGTTCCACTGTCTCTGTCAAAATGAAGTGTGATTTTAACTATAACCATGTTCATTCTGGAATTAAACCGGTAAAGCCTGATGACAGTAGAAGACAAGGTTCCTACACTACTGCGAATTTGGAAGGTTCTTATAAAGACTTCATTAAAGACTATGAAAGGTTATCAGATATTGGGTCACCGATTGTGAGCCCCAGGATTGTAGAACTTGAAACTGAGAGCAAGCCCTTGCATAATAAGGAAAATCTACATGTAGAGCAAACACTTAATAGTTCAAATGACATAGAAGAACTAGAGACCAGTGGACCTTATGAAGacagtggctactcttcattttccCAGCAAAGTGGCCTCAGTGAACGTGAAGACAGTAGCCTTCCCCTGGTGGAAAATTTCAGTGACAGTCCACAATCTTGCCTGCTACGGACACAAAGCCCAGACCAATATCCCAACAAAAACTTGCTGCCGGCTCTTCATTTTGAAAAAGTGGTttgttcaacattaaaaaaaaattgtaaacgaAATCCTAAAATAGATTGGGAGAAGCTGAAGGAATTTATATCCAGTGGAAATTTTAGACTACAGAATATAATTGGCAGGAAAATGGGCCTAGACTGTGTAGATATTCTCAGTGAACTCTTTCGAAGGGGACTCAGACATCTCTTAGCAAATATTTTGACACAGCTCAGTGATATGGACTTAATCAA TGTGTCTAAAGTGAGCACAACTTGGAAGAAGATCCTAGAAGATGATAAGGGGGCATTGCAATTGTACAATAAAGCAATACAAAGAATTACC gaaaagaACATAAAGTTTTCACCACATGCTTCAACCAGAGAATATGTTTTATTCAGAACCCCATTAGTATCCGTGCAAAAGTCAGCCACCCAGACTCTCCCCAAAAAAGACGCTCGAACCAAGTTACCTGATCCAGGTGATCAGAAAGGTTCTACTTACAGTCGACACAGTGAATTCTCTGag gtTGCCAgaactttgaaaaagaatgaaagcctCAAAGCCTGTATTCGCTGTAATTCACCTGCAAAATACGATTGTTATTTACAACGGGCAACCTGTAAACGAGAAGGCTGTGGATTTGATTATTGCACAAGGTGCCTGTGTAATTATCATACCACTGAGGACTGTTCAAATGGCAAGCCCCTAAAAGCCAGTTATAAAATGGGTCCTTTGCCTGGTACTAAGAAAAGCAAGAAGAATTTACGACGACTGTGA
- the FBXO5 gene encoding F-box only protein 5 isoform X2: MPKSCKEESSTVSVKMKCDFNYNHVHSGIKPVKPDDSRRQGSYTTANLEGSYKDFIKDYERLSDIGSPIVSPRIVELETESKPLHNKENLHVEQTLNSSNDIEELETSGPYEDSGYSSFSQQSGLSEREDSSLPLVENFSDSPQSCLLRTQSPDQYPNKNLLPALHFEKVVCSTLKKNCKRNPKIDWEKLKEFISSGNFRLQNIIGRKMGLDCVDILSELFRRGLRHLLANILTQLSDMDLINVSKVSTTWKKILEDDKGALQLYNKAIQRITEKNIKFSPHASTREYVLFRTPLVSVQKSATQTLPKKDARTKLPDPGDQKGSTYSRHSEFSEVARTLKKNESLKACIRCNSPAKYDCYLQRATCKREGCGFDYCTRCLCNYHTTEDCSNGKPLKASYKMGPLPGTKKSKKNLRRL; the protein is encoded by the exons ATGCCAAAAA GTTGTAAAGAAGAAAGTTCCACTGTCTCTGTCAAAATGAAGTGTGATTTTAACTATAACCATGTTCATTCTGGAATTAAACCGGTAAAGCCTGATGACAGTAGAAGACAAGGTTCCTACACTACTGCGAATTTGGAAGGTTCTTATAAAGACTTCATTAAAGACTATGAAAGGTTATCAGATATTGGGTCACCGATTGTGAGCCCCAGGATTGTAGAACTTGAAACTGAGAGCAAGCCCTTGCATAATAAGGAAAATCTACATGTAGAGCAAACACTTAATAGTTCAAATGACATAGAAGAACTAGAGACCAGTGGACCTTATGAAGacagtggctactcttcattttccCAGCAAAGTGGCCTCAGTGAACGTGAAGACAGTAGCCTTCCCCTGGTGGAAAATTTCAGTGACAGTCCACAATCTTGCCTGCTACGGACACAAAGCCCAGACCAATATCCCAACAAAAACTTGCTGCCGGCTCTTCATTTTGAAAAAGTGGTttgttcaacattaaaaaaaaattgtaaacgaAATCCTAAAATAGATTGGGAGAAGCTGAAGGAATTTATATCCAGTGGAAATTTTAGACTACAGAATATAATTGGCAGGAAAATGGGCCTAGACTGTGTAGATATTCTCAGTGAACTCTTTCGAAGGGGACTCAGACATCTCTTAGCAAATATTTTGACACAGCTCAGTGATATGGACTTAATCAA TGTGTCTAAAGTGAGCACAACTTGGAAGAAGATCCTAGAAGATGATAAGGGGGCATTGCAATTGTACAATAAAGCAATACAAAGAATTACC gaaaagaACATAAAGTTTTCACCACATGCTTCAACCAGAGAATATGTTTTATTCAGAACCCCATTAGTATCCGTGCAAAAGTCAGCCACCCAGACTCTCCCCAAAAAAGACGCTCGAACCAAGTTACCTGATCCAGGTGATCAGAAAGGTTCTACTTACAGTCGACACAGTGAATTCTCTGag gtTGCCAgaactttgaaaaagaatgaaagcctCAAAGCCTGTATTCGCTGTAATTCACCTGCAAAATACGATTGTTATTTACAACGGGCAACCTGTAAACGAGAAGGCTGTGGATTTGATTATTGCACAAGGTGCCTGTGTAATTATCATACCACTGAGGACTGTTCAAATGGCAAGCCCCTAAAAGCCAGTTATAAAATGGGTCCTTTGCCTGGTACTAAGAAAAGCAAGAAGAATTTACGACGACTGTGA